A stretch of the Eulemur rufifrons isolate Redbay chromosome 20, OSU_ERuf_1, whole genome shotgun sequence genome encodes the following:
- the C20H20orf141 gene encoding uncharacterized protein C20orf141 homolog, whose amino-acid sequence MTRLCLPRPKALADPMPVPPRGLGAGEGSGSPVHPCVSPCDSSRAQLLDSVLGLGALGLTVRAVFSMAGPALLLLLLLVSFLAFDVLHRPAGPTVPQHRLLTRGQSQGAGEGPGQQEAVLPAGTVTGQLSLQDALLLLLMGLGLLLGARGMPAALLGLAFCLHPWA is encoded by the exons ATGACCCGGCTCTGCTTACCCAGGCCCAAGGCCCTTGCAGATCCAATGCCAGTTCCCCCCAGGggcctgggtgctggggaggggtcGGGTAGCCCAGTGCATCCATGTGTGTCCCCCTGTGACTCTAGCCGGGCCCAGCTCCTGGACAGTGTCCTAGGGCTGGGAGCACTCGGGCTGACGGTTCGGGCAGTTTTTTCCATGGCTGGTccagccctgctgctgctgctgctactggtCAGCTTCCTCGCCTTTGACGTGCTCCATAG GCCCGCAGGTCCCACCGTGCCACAGCATAGACTTCTCACCAGAGGCCAGAGTCAGGGGGCTGGCGAGGGTCCAGGACAGCAGGAGGCTGTCCTACCAGCAGGGACAGTCACTGGACAACTCAGCCTCCAGGATGCGCTGCTACTGCTGCTCATGGGACTGGGGCTGCTCCTGGGAGCCCGCGGCATGCCTGCCGCCCTACTTGGTCTGGCTTTCTGCCTGCATCCTTGGGCCTGA
- the TMEM239 gene encoding transmembrane protein 239 — MQQPRVETDTIGAGEGPQREVPWSAWVTRQGWVRWWACHVPPSWVQWWSTSGWRQPLQRLLWGLEGILYLLLALMLCHALFTTGSHLLSSLWSVVAAAWRHLLPAVLLLVLSALPALLFTASFLLLFSTLLSLVGLLTSMTHPGYAQDLDQ; from the coding sequence ATGCAGCAGCCGCGAGTGGAGACGGATACCATCGGGGCCGGCGAGGGGCCACAGCGGGAGGTGCCCTGGTCAGCCTGGGTCACGCGGCAGGGCTGGGTGCGCTGGTGGGCGTGCCACGTGCCCCCAAGCTGGGTCCAGTGGTGGAGCACCTCGGGCTGGCGGCAGCCCCTGCAGCGTCTGCTGTGGGGTCTGGAGGGGATACTCTACCTGCTGCTGGCGCTGATGCTGTGCCACGCGCTCTTCACCACCGGCTCCCACCTGCTGAGCTCCTTGTGGTCCGTTGTGGCCGCGGCGTGGCGCCACCTGCTGCCGGCTGTCCTGCTGCTGGTGCTCAGCgccctgcctgccctcctctTCACAGCCTCCTTCCTGCTGCTTTTCTCCACACTGCTGAGTCTCGTGGGCCTCCTCACCTCCATGACTCACCCAGGCTATGCTCAGGACTTGGACCAATAG